Proteins encoded by one window of Zerene cesonia ecotype Mississippi chromosome 6, Zerene_cesonia_1.1, whole genome shotgun sequence:
- the LOC119840368 gene encoding myophilin-like, with protein MAELRAGKAGINAEAQARINSKYNNDIAFETLEWVKQVTGEDINTSGDADNLYEILKDGTLLCKLVNKFQDGIVKKINQSSMAFKCMENINAFLEAAVKLGVPPQETFQTIDLWEKQNLYSVIICLQSLGRKAGNYGLPAFGPKEAEKNVREFSEEQLKAGQNVISLQYGTNKGQQSGISFGNRRQM; from the coding sequence ATGGCCGAACTCCGCGCAGGAAAAGCCGGCATCAACGCTGAAGCTCAAGCTAGGATCAATAGCAAGTATAACAACGATATCGCCTTCGAAACTCTCGAATGGGTGAAGCAAGTCACAGGTGAGGATATCAACACCTCCGGCGATGCCGATAATCTTTATGAGATACTCAAGGATGGAACTCTGCTCTGCAAGCTAGTCAATAAATTCCAAGACGGTATCGTcaagaaaatcaatcaatcatcCATGGCTTTCAAGTGCATGGAGAACATCAATGCATTCTTGGAAGCTGCTGTAAAGTTAGGCGTACCCCCCCAAGAAACATTCCAGACAATCGATCTGTGGGAGAAACAAAACCTATATTCAGTTATCATTTGCCTGCAATCGTTAGGAAGGAAAGCGGGAAATTATGGCTTGCCAGCCTTTGGGCCTAAAGAAGCTGAAAAGAATGTTCGAGAATTCAGTGAAGAGCAACTGAAAGCCGGccaaaatgttatttctctGCAATATGGGACAAACAAAGGACAGCAATCGGGTATTTCGTTCGGCAATAGACgccaaatgtaa